One window of the Oceanivirga salmonicida genome contains the following:
- a CDS encoding ABC transporter ATP-binding protein, with product MISSGEYVLEMRDIVKVYNNGFVANNNVNLLIKKGEIHALVGENGAGKSTLMKMLFGVEKPTKGKILLNGKEIKIDNPLNAINYGIGMVHQHFMLAPSLTVMENMIMGIEPKKNGFIDYQKAEQMVKQISEKYNLPINPLDKVEDLPVGIKQRIEILKALLRGADILILDEPTAVLTPQETEKLFVQLKKLKENGHTIIFISHKLKEIKQICDRLTILRHGKSVGVKIVKDVTEQEISKLMVGRDVILKVEKEEAFPTKVVAKIRNLKIKNKIGTIKVKGINFDVRKGEILGIAGIEGNGQTELAEAITGISNNYDGEIKIKDLDIKKYSIRKIRELGTAHVPEDRMTYGIVENGSIKENLIASSYYKKDYNKFFLFKKDKIEKKSDLLIENYKIKCDDKFQPVKMLSGGNIQKVVVAREFSSNPEFILINQPTRGVDVGAIEFIHKRIVELRDNGTAVLLISADLNEVLELSDSLLVMCEGKIVAYFKDTSSVTEKELGEYLLGLKKMNEVEIGGVVYEK from the coding sequence ATGATATCTAGTGGTGAATATGTTCTTGAAATGAGAGATATAGTTAAGGTATATAATAATGGTTTTGTTGCTAATAATAATGTTAATTTACTGATTAAAAAAGGTGAGATTCATGCGTTAGTAGGGGAAAATGGAGCAGGGAAAAGTACTCTTATGAAGATGCTATTTGGTGTTGAAAAACCTACTAAAGGGAAAATATTATTAAATGGAAAAGAGATAAAAATTGACAATCCTTTGAATGCAATTAATTATGGAATAGGTATGGTGCATCAACATTTTATGTTAGCCCCTTCATTAACTGTTATGGAAAATATGATAATGGGGATAGAACCTAAAAAAAATGGATTTATAGATTATCAAAAAGCAGAACAAATGGTTAAGCAAATATCTGAAAAATATAATTTGCCGATTAATCCATTAGATAAAGTTGAAGATTTACCAGTGGGAATAAAACAAAGAATTGAAATATTAAAAGCTCTATTAAGAGGTGCAGATATACTTATTTTAGATGAACCAACAGCTGTTTTAACACCACAAGAGACAGAAAAATTATTTGTGCAATTGAAAAAATTAAAAGAAAATGGGCATACTATAATATTTATATCTCATAAATTGAAGGAAATAAAACAAATATGTGATAGATTAACTATACTTAGACATGGAAAATCAGTAGGAGTTAAAATAGTAAAAGATGTTACAGAGCAAGAAATATCAAAATTAATGGTAGGAAGAGATGTAATATTAAAAGTTGAAAAAGAAGAAGCTTTTCCTACAAAAGTAGTAGCAAAAATAAGAAATTTAAAAATTAAAAATAAAATTGGAACAATTAAAGTTAAAGGAATAAATTTTGATGTTAGAAAAGGAGAAATATTAGGGATTGCAGGTATAGAAGGAAATGGACAAACTGAGTTAGCTGAAGCAATAACTGGAATTAGTAATAATTATGATGGGGAAATTAAAATAAAAGATTTAGATATAAAAAAATATTCTATTAGAAAGATAAGAGAATTAGGGACAGCGCATGTCCCAGAAGATAGAATGACATATGGTATTGTAGAAAATGGAAGTATCAAAGAAAATTTAATAGCATCTTCATATTATAAAAAAGATTATAATAAATTTTTCTTATTTAAAAAAGATAAAATAGAAAAAAAATCAGATCTATTAATAGAAAATTATAAAATAAAATGCGATGATAAGTTTCAACCAGTCAAAATGTTATCTGGTGGAAATATTCAAAAAGTTGTAGTTGCAAGAGAATTTTCTTCTAATCCAGAATTTATACTTATCAATCAACCTACAAGAGGAGTAGATGTTGGAGCAATAGAGTTTATTCATAAAAGAATAGTAGAATTAAGGGATAATGGGACAGCAGTATTATTGATTTCAGCAGATTTGAATGAGGTTTTAGAATTATCGGATAGTTTATTAGTTATGTGTGAAGGTAAGATAGTGGCCTATTTTAAAGATACTTCATCAGTAACAGAAAAAGAATTGGGAGAATATTTATTAGGTTTGAAAAAAATGAATGAAGTAGAGATAGGTGGTGTAGTATATGAAAAATAA
- a CDS encoding GNAT family N-acetyltransferase, whose protein sequence is MKIETDRLILRKFKVSDAKDMFENYANDEEVTKYITWKPHNNINETKTLLETWVKNYENGDYFLWAICLKVDNKVIGSIQAGKLNDIFKSTEIGYCLSKKYWNKGIMSEALNAVINYMFTNTDCTLIRARHDTRNINSGLVMKKCKIKYEGTLRQNGINNSGICDDAYYSILKEEFIY, encoded by the coding sequence ATGAAAATTGAAACAGACAGACTAATATTAAGAAAATTTAAAGTTAGTGATGCAAAAGATATGTTTGAAAATTATGCAAATGATGAAGAAGTTACAAAATATATAACATGGAAACCGCATAATAATATTAATGAAACAAAGACCTTATTAGAAACTTGGGTAAAAAACTATGAAAATGGAGACTATTTTCTTTGGGCAATATGTTTAAAAGTAGATAACAAGGTTATAGGCAGTATTCAAGCAGGAAAATTAAATGACATTTTTAAATCTACTGAAATAGGTTATTGTTTATCAAAAAAATATTGGAATAAAGGTATAATGTCCGAAGCACTAAATGCTGTTATAAATTATATGTTTACTAATACTGATTGTACTTTAATTCGTGCTAGACATGATACAAGAAATATTAATTCAGGATTAGTTATGAAAAAATGTAAAATAAAATATGAGGGAACTTTAAGACAAAATGGTATAAATAATAGCGGGATTTGTGATGATGCATATTATTCTATTTTAAAAGAAGAATTTATATATTAA
- a CDS encoding ABC transporter permease: protein MKNKVSSSKSIELKFDLIRTLLAIFISLIIAFIFIFIVSEEPYEAIKRFFIGPIMNKRNFGNVIELTIPLIFAGLSISVMFQANQFNMAAEGAFFLGGLSSSIIAVGIQLPFGIHPMIAILFGGIVGTFVCLIPAILKVVWNANEIVSSLMLNYIILYLGTYILQYYLLDTTAGYSATHKFLKSAKLPILLSKTRIHFGIIIALILVVVTYIFVYKNKYGYEIRILGQNINFAKYTGISVGGTIILSQIIGGFIAGIGGAIEVLGMYTRFSWVALPGYGFDGIIIAILSKNNPLFVPLAAFFLAYLRIGADIMSRRTDVAPEVVSIVQAMIILLIAAKMFLSKYKNRKIIENSQLKLKEGDK from the coding sequence ATGAAAAATAAAGTATCAAGTAGCAAATCTATAGAATTAAAATTTGATTTAATCAGAACATTACTGGCCATTTTTATATCTTTAATAATTGCATTTATTTTTATATTTATAGTAAGTGAAGAACCTTATGAAGCTATAAAACGATTTTTTATAGGTCCAATAATGAATAAAAGAAATTTTGGAAATGTAATAGAATTGACGATACCATTAATATTCGCAGGATTATCAATATCTGTAATGTTTCAAGCAAATCAATTTAATATGGCAGCAGAAGGAGCGTTTTTCTTAGGAGGTTTATCATCTTCGATAATTGCAGTAGGAATTCAATTGCCTTTTGGAATACATCCAATGATTGCGATACTTTTTGGAGGAATAGTTGGAACATTTGTATGTTTAATACCTGCGATTTTAAAGGTTGTTTGGAATGCTAATGAAATAGTTTCATCTTTAATGCTTAATTATATTATTTTATACTTAGGAACATATATATTACAGTATTATTTATTGGATACAACAGCAGGTTATAGTGCTACTCATAAATTTTTAAAAAGTGCAAAATTACCAATTTTATTAAGTAAAACAAGAATACATTTTGGAATAATAATAGCATTAATATTAGTTGTAGTAACTTATATATTTGTATATAAAAATAAGTATGGTTATGAAATTAGAATATTAGGGCAAAATATTAATTTTGCTAAATATACAGGAATTAGTGTTGGTGGAACTATAATATTATCTCAAATTATAGGTGGATTTATTGCAGGAATTGGAGGAGCCATAGAAGTTTTAGGAATGTACACAAGATTTTCTTGGGTAGCTTTACCTGGTTATGGATTCGATGGAATAATAATAGCAATACTTTCTAAAAATAATCCTTTATTTGTACCATTAGCAGCATTCTTTTTGGCATATTTGAGAATAGGTGCAGATATAATGTCTAGAAGAACAGATGTGGCTCCAGAAGTTGTATCAATAGTTCAGGCGATGATAATATTATTAATAGCAGCAAAAATGTTTTTATCTAAATATAAAAATAGGAAAATTATAGAAAATTCACAATTAAAATTAAAAGAAGGTGATAAATAA
- a CDS encoding TetR/AcrR family transcriptional regulator: MVTKNFEKISDDKKGRIIAKGIEIFSKFSFVEARTDLIVNEAGISKGLLFYYFGSKKNFYLYLLNYAVDLLTQDLKYEEIYDNFYDIIFHMMDMKYNLITKYPNETKFLNMVSKETHKEVSKDVRNIFNIYRKKSSEKSREIILNAVKKLKLRQDIDIQKIVESLSLYINAIVMKYLHLYQDSPMELFDNFYEFKKDVKVYLDLMIYGIVIK; encoded by the coding sequence ATGGTTACTAAAAATTTTGAAAAAATTTCAGATGATAAAAAAGGGCGAATAATAGCTAAAGGAATTGAAATTTTTTCTAAATTTTCATTTGTAGAAGCACGTACTGATTTGATTGTTAATGAAGCTGGCATTTCTAAAGGTTTGCTATTTTACTATTTTGGCAGTAAAAAGAATTTTTATTTGTATCTGCTTAATTATGCTGTTGATTTGTTGACACAAGATTTGAAATATGAAGAAATTTATGATAATTTTTATGACATAATTTTTCATATGATGGATATGAAATATAATTTAATCACAAAATATCCAAATGAAACAAAGTTTTTAAATATGGTTTCTAAAGAAACACACAAAGAAGTGAGTAAAGATGTTAGAAATATTTTTAACATATATCGTAAAAAATCAAGTGAAAAATCACGTGAAATTATTTTAAATGCTGTTAAAAAATTAAAACTAAGACAAGACATAGATATTCAAAAAATTGTTGAGAGTTTAAGCTTATATATTAATGCGATTGTAATGAAATATCTCCATTTGTATCAAGACAGTCCAATGGAGTTATTTGATAATTTTTATGAATTTAAAAAAGATGTGAAAGTATATCTTGATTTAATGATTTATGGAATTGTTATCAAATAA
- a CDS encoding alpha/beta fold hydrolase — protein sequence MNYKNPYEHLSGKLNNKKLVNAGFSEKSYDTGDVKLNYVVGPNNGPSLLLIPAQIGMWESYKKVLLALSKNFQVYAIDIRGHGKSSWTPGYYSWEIIGEDIKMFIENVIKQKVIISGNSSGGIIALWCAANIPEYVSGIILEDAPIFSAEMPRFKEKDKFVYNGLKHLVNQIGNIKDRDLANYFKDMEMPVSDKRIKKIPNWFVNWLSRKIKKFQNKYPYIPVEVGFPDSLRLLIKSLSMFDPDFARAFVDGRFYDGIIHEEAFKKTKCPILLIQADWKRYEKYGLVGAFDDDDAKHAISLAPQIIYKKVSANHVIHAFKPKKYIELLLEFEKIVSDGSNYNGK from the coding sequence ATGAATTATAAAAATCCGTACGAACACTTGTCTGGAAAGTTGAATAATAAAAAGCTGGTTAATGCTGGTTTTTCGGAAAAATCTTATGATACAGGAGATGTTAAACTGAACTATGTAGTTGGTCCTAATAATGGACCGAGTTTATTGTTGATTCCTGCTCAAATAGGTATGTGGGAAAGTTATAAAAAAGTACTTTTAGCATTATCAAAAAATTTTCAAGTATATGCTATAGATATTAGAGGTCACGGAAAATCTTCTTGGACACCAGGATATTATTCATGGGAAATTATTGGTGAAGATATAAAAATGTTTATAGAAAATGTAATAAAACAGAAAGTGATTATTAGTGGAAACTCATCAGGAGGTATTATTGCTCTATGGTGTGCTGCTAATATTCCTGAATATGTTTCTGGAATTATTCTTGAGGATGCACCTATTTTTTCTGCTGAAATGCCACGATTTAAAGAAAAAGATAAATTTGTATATAATGGGCTAAAACACCTTGTTAATCAAATCGGAAACATAAAAGATAGAGATTTGGCAAATTATTTTAAAGATATGGAAATGCCTGTCTCTGATAAGAGAATAAAAAAAATTCCAAATTGGTTTGTTAATTGGTTATCACGAAAGATAAAGAAGTTCCAAAATAAATATCCTTATATCCCAGTTGAAGTTGGATTTCCAGATAGCTTGCGTTTATTAATTAAATCATTATCTATGTTTGACCCAGATTTTGCCAGAGCATTTGTAGATGGTAGATTTTATGACGGTATTATTCATGAAGAAGCTTTTAAGAAAACAAAATGTCCTATATTACTTATTCAAGCTGACTGGAAACGATATGAAAAATATGGACTTGTAGGAGCATTTGATGACGATGATGCTAAGCATGCTATTTCTTTAGCTCCACAAATAATATATAAAAAAGTTTCGGCTAATCATGTCATTCATGCTTTTAAACCTAAAAAGTATATTGAATTATTGTTAGAATTTGAGAAAATAGTATCTGATGGTTCTAACTATAATGGAAAATGA
- the rihA gene encoding pyrimidine-specific ribonucleoside hydrolase RihA, protein MSKIPVILDCDPGHDDAIAIILACASDKLDVKAITTVGGNQTISKTTNNALRILTFINRDDIPVAKGADKPMRRTLEIAPEVHGDSGLDGPELPEPNKIELDINAYELMAKVIEESKDKVTLVPTGPLTNIAIFLISYPHLHSKIEKISLMGGSAIGGNWTASAEFNILVDPEASDIVFKSGIPIVMSGLDVTHKAQIREKEIAKIKAQGGKVAILVGELLEFFMKFHKEIVGFDFAPLHDPCAVAYLMKPEMFKSKKLNVCIDMDGEHTVGCTVTDFNGVTGKKPNVDVLVDVDINSYVDLIIDSVNKYE, encoded by the coding sequence ATGTCGAAAATACCCGTTATATTAGATTGTGATCCAGGTCATGATGATGCAATTGCAATTATATTAGCTTGTGCATCTGACAAATTAGATGTTAAAGCTATTACAACCGTAGGTGGAAATCAAACAATAAGTAAAACAACTAATAATGCATTAAGGATTTTAACTTTTATAAATAGAGATGATATACCAGTTGCCAAAGGAGCAGATAAACCTATGAGAAGAACCTTAGAAATTGCTCCAGAGGTTCATGGCGATTCAGGATTAGATGGACCAGAATTACCAGAACCTAATAAAATAGAACTAGATATAAATGCTTATGAATTGATGGCAAAAGTTATTGAAGAAAGTAAAGATAAGGTTACTTTGGTACCAACAGGACCTTTAACAAATATAGCTATATTTTTAATTTCATATCCTCATTTGCATAGTAAAATTGAAAAAATTAGTTTAATGGGAGGGTCTGCTATAGGGGGCAATTGGACGGCTTCTGCTGAATTTAATATTTTAGTGGATCCAGAAGCATCAGATATAGTATTTAAATCAGGTATTCCTATTGTAATGTCTGGTTTAGATGTTACTCACAAAGCACAAATAAGAGAAAAAGAAATAGCCAAAATAAAGGCACAAGGAGGTAAAGTAGCAATTTTGGTAGGAGAGTTGTTAGAATTTTTTATGAAATTTCATAAAGAAATTGTTGGATTTGATTTTGCACCACTGCATGATCCTTGTGCTGTAGCATATTTAATGAAACCTGAAATGTTTAAATCTAAAAAATTAAATGTTTGTATAGATATGGATGGTGAACATACTGTGGGTTGTACAGTTACAGACTTTAATGGTGTGACAGGAAAAAAACCTAATGTTGATGTTTTAGTAGATGTTGATATAAATAGTTATGTTGATTTGATTATAGATTCAGTAAATAAATATGAATAG
- a CDS encoding LacI family DNA-binding transcriptional regulator, giving the protein MKIKDIAKLAGVSTTTVSRVLNESKNVKESTRIKVNSIIKEQGYYPNMIAKNLSSNKNDTIGLIVPDIKNIYFARIVNNMVVNAEKKGLNVVLGCSDENFEIQKKYIELFIKQRVKGIIIAVTKNSYNESKFFEEISKKIPIIFIDRKIHSSMPTICFENTNTTIKAIENLIQKGNKKIAFLSGDLSISTAEERLHAYKQALKNNNIPYDEKLVFYGDFSMDSGYILAKEIFKTDATAVYISNNLMILGFLKALKEFGKNENEYTISTFEYNDIVNFINKDIYSFKIPFGELARKSIGLLEKIVNKEKYDKFLEIRPM; this is encoded by the coding sequence ATGAAAATTAAGGATATAGCAAAACTAGCTGGGGTTTCAACGACAACAGTATCGAGAGTTTTAAATGAAAGTAAAAATGTAAAAGAAAGTACTAGAATAAAGGTAAATAGTATCATAAAAGAACAAGGTTATTATCCTAATATGATAGCCAAAAATTTGTCTAGTAATAAAAATGACACAATAGGTTTAATTGTGCCAGATATTAAAAATATATATTTTGCTAGAATTGTAAATAATATGGTTGTTAATGCAGAAAAAAAAGGTCTAAATGTAGTTTTGGGTTGTAGTGATGAGAATTTTGAAATACAAAAAAAATATATAGAACTTTTCATAAAACAAAGAGTAAAAGGAATAATTATAGCGGTTACAAAAAATTCATATAATGAAAGTAAATTTTTTGAAGAAATAAGCAAAAAAATTCCAATAATTTTTATAGATAGAAAAATACATTCTAGTATGCCAACTATATGTTTCGAAAATACAAATACAACAATAAAAGCTATAGAAAATCTTATACAAAAAGGAAATAAAAAAATAGCATTTTTATCAGGAGATTTAAGTATAAGTACGGCAGAAGAAAGACTGCATGCATATAAGCAAGCGCTAAAAAATAATAATATACCTTATGATGAAAAATTAGTATTTTATGGAGATTTTTCTATGGATAGTGGTTATATATTGGCAAAGGAAATATTTAAAACAGATGCAACTGCGGTGTATATATCTAATAATTTGATGATATTAGGATTTTTAAAAGCATTAAAAGAATTTGGAAAAAATGAAAATGAGTATACTATTTCTACATTTGAGTATAATGATATTGTGAACTTTATAAATAAAGATATATATTCATTTAAAATACCATTTGGGGAATTAGCGAGAAAAAGTATAGGTTTGTTAGAAAAAATAGTTAATAAAGAAAAATATGATAAATTTTTGGAAATAAGACCTATGTAA
- a CDS encoding BMP family lipoprotein has product MKGKIIKVLSTIMFLVVFLVSCGGSESTSEEKKDGKLNVAILLNGTLGDKAFFDSAANGGKMIEEKLGANVKIVEMTEDETKWLPTLTDFSEDEDTDIIIVGTWQMKEKLEQLAPNYPDKKYIIFDTSVNYKEFDLPNVYSIEYKQNEGSFLAGAVAALETKTGLVGFVGGMEIQVVNDFLLGYIQGVKSINKDIKMNISYIGDFKDSAKGKELALAQINQGSDIIFQVASTAGLGVIDAVTEKNKLSIGVDSDQAVAFLDKDSEKANHILTSALKRIDISLFRAIKLAKEDKLPWGEREVLGIQEECIGIAKNDIFNNLASKETIEKVNKLEKEILEGKIKVDTAYGKTTEQIAEIKNTVKP; this is encoded by the coding sequence ATGAAAGGGAAAATTATTAAAGTATTATCAACTATTATGTTTTTAGTTGTTTTTTTAGTTAGTTGTGGCGGTAGTGAGTCAACAAGTGAAGAGAAAAAAGATGGGAAATTAAATGTTGCAATATTATTAAATGGTACATTGGGAGATAAGGCATTTTTTGATTCAGCAGCAAATGGTGGTAAAATGATTGAAGAAAAATTAGGTGCAAATGTAAAAATTGTTGAAATGACCGAAGATGAAACAAAATGGCTTCCAACATTAACAGATTTTTCAGAAGATGAAGATACTGATATTATAATCGTTGGGACTTGGCAAATGAAAGAAAAATTAGAACAATTAGCACCAAATTATCCTGACAAGAAATATATAATTTTTGATACTTCAGTAAATTATAAAGAATTTGACTTGCCTAATGTGTATTCAATAGAATATAAACAAAATGAAGGATCTTTCTTAGCAGGAGCGGTAGCAGCATTAGAAACTAAAACAGGTTTAGTTGGTTTTGTTGGAGGAATGGAAATACAAGTAGTAAATGATTTTTTATTAGGATATATACAAGGTGTAAAATCAATAAATAAAGATATTAAAATGAATATATCATATATAGGAGATTTTAAAGATAGTGCGAAAGGAAAAGAATTAGCTTTAGCTCAAATAAATCAAGGTAGTGATATAATATTCCAAGTTGCAAGTACAGCAGGTTTAGGAGTTATAGATGCAGTAACTGAAAAAAATAAATTGTCTATTGGTGTAGATAGTGATCAAGCTGTAGCATTTTTAGATAAAGATTCAGAAAAAGCCAACCATATTTTAACTTCTGCACTAAAAAGAATAGATATATCTTTATTCCGTGCCATAAAATTAGCAAAAGAAGATAAATTACCATGGGGAGAAAGAGAAGTCTTAGGTATACAAGAAGAATGTATAGGAATAGCTAAAAATGATATATTTAATAATTTAGCATCTAAGGAAACTATAGAAAAGGTAAATAAACTAGAAAAAGAAATATTAGAAGGAAAAATTAAAGTAGATACAGCTTACGGAAAAACAACAGAACAAATTGCAGAAATAAAAAATACTGTAAAACCATAA
- the rbsK gene encoding ribokinase: MKKALIVGSLNMDMTFRVEEFAKKGETIFATSYYESCGGKGANQAVAIAKLGLETEMLGMVGNDLEGTKLIKNLETFKIKCRILKSDYPSGRAVITVDKNGDNNIIVLSGSNYMIRKEDIDNNIESIKNNDIVILQNEIPEEVIEYTLERAKEFEKLTIFNPAPAKKLTEIELKKTDYLILNETEMEEIFSQNVTDTNFKEKILVLKKQKEIKNILLTLGEDGVILFNEKNQIKEFNAYKVNAIDTTAAGDAFIGAFASKVLNEGVDKAIKYATAVSAIVVTRKGAQDSIPNVDEIGKFIKERL, encoded by the coding sequence ATGAAAAAAGCTTTAATAGTCGGGAGTCTCAATATGGATATGACATTTCGTGTAGAAGAATTTGCTAAAAAAGGAGAAACAATATTTGCTACTAGCTATTATGAAAGCTGTGGTGGTAAGGGTGCTAATCAGGCAGTTGCTATAGCGAAATTAGGGCTAGAAACAGAAATGTTAGGAATGGTTGGAAATGATTTAGAAGGGACTAAACTTATAAAAAATTTAGAAACTTTTAAAATTAAGTGTAGAATTTTAAAATCAGACTATCCTAGTGGTAGAGCAGTAATAACAGTAGATAAAAACGGAGACAATAATATAATTGTGTTATCTGGTAGTAACTATATGATAAGAAAAGAAGATATAGACAATAATATTGAATCAATAAAAAATAATGATATAGTAATACTTCAAAATGAAATACCAGAAGAAGTTATAGAATATACATTAGAAAGAGCAAAAGAATTTGAAAAGCTTACAATATTTAATCCTGCTCCTGCTAAAAAATTGACAGAAATTGAGTTGAAAAAAACTGATTATTTAATATTGAATGAAACTGAAATGGAAGAGATTTTTTCACAAAATGTTACCGATACCAATTTTAAAGAAAAAATATTAGTATTAAAAAAACAGAAAGAAATAAAAAATATATTATTAACATTAGGAGAAGACGGAGTAATATTATTTAATGAAAAAAATCAAATAAAAGAGTTTAATGCATATAAGGTTAATGCAATAGATACAACTGCTGCAGGAGATGCTTTTATAGGAGCATTTGCTTCTAAAGTCTTAAATGAAGGTGTGGATAAAGCTATAAAATATGCAACTGCAGTATCAGCAATAGTTGTAACAAGAAAAGGGGCTCAAGATTCTATACCTAATGTTGATGAAATAGGTAAGTTTATAAAGGAGAGATTATGA
- a CDS encoding nucleoside hydrolase, which translates to MKKKQIIIDCDPGIDDFLALMLAKSSKNLNIIGITTVAGNQTLDITSKNAKNIAKYINIDTKIAKGANKPLIGELKVADEVHGENGIANIILEESNQEFEKDYAWDLIYKEARTLGKELEIVALGPLTNIAIAILKYPDIVNYIKKIVIMGGSTTVGNVTPYAEFNIWIDPVAADIVFKSGIPLFMVGLNVTMKSRLNEFEIKEISNLSGKFSGTISTLLNKVLDFYKSRGYDSIAVHDALTIAYLIDETILKFKKYYTAIETLGRLNYGRTVVDLDNSHRDKVKNVDVAIEVDFDKFKEMLKDMAKYYE; encoded by the coding sequence ATGAAAAAAAAGCAAATAATTATAGATTGTGATCCGGGGATAGATGATTTTCTTGCTTTAATGTTAGCCAAAAGTTCAAAAAATTTGAATATAATAGGGATAACAACAGTTGCTGGGAATCAAACATTAGATATAACTTCAAAAAATGCTAAAAATATAGCAAAATATATTAATATTGATACTAAGATAGCTAAAGGAGCCAATAAACCTTTAATTGGAGAATTGAAAGTTGCAGATGAAGTTCATGGTGAAAATGGAATAGCAAATATAATTTTAGAAGAAAGTAATCAAGAATTTGAAAAAGATTATGCTTGGGATTTGATATATAAAGAAGCAAGAACTTTAGGGAAAGAATTAGAAATAGTTGCATTAGGACCATTAACTAATATAGCAATTGCAATATTAAAGTACCCTGATATAGTTAATTATATAAAAAAAATAGTAATTATGGGTGGTTCAACAACTGTTGGAAATGTAACTCCATATGCTGAATTTAATATATGGATAGATCCTGTAGCAGCAGATATAGTATTTAAATCTGGAATTCCTTTATTTATGGTTGGACTAAATGTTACTATGAAATCTAGATTAAATGAGTTTGAAATAAAAGAAATATCTAATTTATCTGGTAAATTTTCAGGGACTATAAGTACATTATTAAATAAAGTTTTAGATTTTTATAAATCTAGAGGATATGATAGTATTGCAGTACATGATGCATTAACTATTGCCTATTTAATAGATGAAACAATTTTAAAATTTAAAAAATATTATACTGCTATTGAAACTTTAGGAAGATTAAATTATGGAAGAACAGTAGTTGATTTAGATAATTCTCATAGAGATAAAGTTAAAAATGTAGATGTTGCAATAGAGGTAGATTTTGATAAATTTAAGGAAATGTTGAAAGACATGGCAAAATATTATGAATAA
- a CDS encoding ABC transporter permease has protein sequence MNNLVNAIFSADFVYSIFRLTTPILLAALAALITDRAGVMNIGLEGIMLSSALMGVIGSAYLKSAFLGLLCAIITGIIIAVIMAYFALNLDTNIILTGIAINLLASGGTVFLLYSVSGDKGISASLASLTLPTVRIPIIDSIPVLGRMLSNHNVLTYVSLILVLVIWLVLYRTSLGLRIRIVGENPDAAKSVGINVIKIKYYALLISGFLASLGGAYMSMGYIDKFARDMTAGRGFIALAAEALGRGTPFGTLISSIIFGTADALASNLQILSIPAQFIQMIPYIFTIVGLIVYSISKNNKIKLLKLGNDKNEEEK, from the coding sequence ATGAATAATTTAGTAAATGCAATTTTTTCTGCTGACTTTGTATATTCAATATTTAGGTTGACGACACCTATCTTATTAGCAGCACTAGCTGCATTAATAACTGATAGGGCAGGAGTTATGAATATAGGATTAGAAGGTATAATGTTATCATCTGCACTTATGGGAGTAATAGGAAGTGCATATTTAAAAAGTGCATTTTTAGGGTTATTATGTGCAATAATAACAGGTATTATAATAGCTGTAATAATGGCATATTTTGCATTAAATTTAGATACAAATATAATATTAACGGGTATTGCCATTAATCTATTAGCATCAGGTGGAACTGTGTTTTTGCTTTATTCTGTATCAGGAGATAAGGGAATATCAGCCTCATTAGCAAGTTTAACATTACCTACTGTTAGAATACCTATAATAGATAGCATTCCTGTATTAGGTAGGATGTTATCTAACCATAATGTATTAACATATGTTTCACTTATATTAGTTTTAGTTATATGGTTAGTCTTGTATAGAACTTCATTAGGATTAAGAATAAGAATAGTAGGTGAAAATCCTGATGCAGCTAAAAGTGTAGGAATAAATGTTATAAAAATAAAATATTATGCATTACTTATTAGTGGCTTTTTGGCATCATTAGGTGGAGCATATATGTCTATGGGGTATATTGATAAATTTGCAAGAGATATGACAGCAGGTCGTGGATTTATAGCATTGGCAGCAGAAGCATTAGGAAGAGGGACTCCTTTTGGTACTTTAATATCTTCTATAATATTTGGAACTGCAGATGCTCTTGCTAGTAATTTACAAATATTAAGTATACCAGCACAATTTATCCAGATGATACCATATATATTTACAATAGTAGGATTAATTGTTTATTCAATAAGTAAAAATAATAAAATAAAGTTATTAAAATTAGGAAATGATAAAAATGAGGAGGAAAAATGA